One region of Limnospira fusiformis SAG 85.79 genomic DNA includes:
- a CDS encoding CDP-alcohol phosphatidyltransferase family protein: MADNKTFINHQNMSDTVYEKTSELPENSIVSPQSPLDKILQFFTLKIAKVLINVSWITPNGITWTSLLIGGGLAGFLILKHYYLWAVVAIVISGLLDCLDGDLARSRGIASDTGNLLDSVLDRYVDFLIISALILDNPRDNLVVGLIALLGTTMVPYIRAKSESLGRSSIASIGSRAVRTVLIIVGLLTGQIFPLLIALAVISNVAAIHRFAHALNPGNE, encoded by the coding sequence TTGGCTGATAACAAAACATTTATCAACCATCAAAATATGTCAGATACCGTCTACGAAAAGACCTCGGAACTTCCCGAAAATTCCATCGTTTCCCCTCAATCTCCCCTAGACAAAATCCTGCAATTTTTCACGCTCAAAATCGCCAAAGTCTTGATTAATGTGTCTTGGATAACCCCCAACGGCATCACCTGGACTTCTTTATTGATTGGCGGCGGGTTGGCAGGTTTTTTAATCTTAAAACATTACTATCTTTGGGCAGTTGTAGCCATAGTAATTAGTGGGTTACTAGACTGTTTGGATGGAGACCTAGCCCGGAGTAGGGGTATCGCTTCCGATACGGGAAACTTACTGGATAGTGTCTTAGATCGCTATGTGGATTTTTTGATAATATCAGCCCTAATCTTAGATAACCCTAGGGATAACTTAGTCGTGGGATTAATAGCACTTTTGGGAACTACAATGGTTCCCTATATCCGCGCCAAAAGTGAATCATTAGGTCGCAGCAGTATCGCTAGTATTGGTAGCCGGGCTGTGCGAACAGTTTTGATTATTGTAGGATTATTAACCGGGCAAATTTTCCCCCTACTGATAGCTTTGGCGGTAATATCTAATGTGGCGGCTATACATAGATTTGCTCACGCCCTGAACCCAGGGAACGAATAA
- a CDS encoding diacylglycerol kinase family protein gives MSWSNQPPNPSPQRLEIFINPASGKGKSLQIFEQIKPILAHHNTAFNVTCTRHAGDLQNRVKNMDLSSIDGLVVVGGDGSIHEVINGLMNRQDWEKAIKTPLGIIPAGTSNGLCKTLLQEAGETYNHINATIAITRGNIQPLDILGVQQSEGESDRFYYSILSIAWGLIAAVDIKSDNLRFLGSLKTDIYALWEIWKLRHYRGKLSLITADCESPLIIEDDYILLWAMNVPWAAYNLNPAPHSHPTDGNIDVLLVRRGISKFNLIKAFLLCNKGQHLAIPGIEYYKLRGFHLDPQDGEFLAIDGEPISSAPIKVEVLPNLARVFHP, from the coding sequence ATGAGTTGGTCAAATCAACCCCCAAACCCCTCCCCTCAACGATTAGAGATTTTCATTAATCCCGCCAGCGGTAAAGGTAAATCCTTACAGATATTTGAGCAAATAAAACCCATTTTAGCACACCATAACACCGCCTTTAATGTCACCTGCACCCGTCATGCTGGCGACCTCCAAAACCGCGTCAAAAATATGGATTTATCCTCAATTGATGGCTTAGTAGTTGTGGGGGGAGATGGTAGCATTCATGAGGTAATTAACGGCTTAATGAACCGTCAAGACTGGGAAAAAGCCATTAAAACACCTCTGGGAATCATCCCCGCCGGTACCAGTAATGGCTTATGTAAAACCCTGCTACAAGAAGCTGGAGAAACCTATAATCATATCAATGCTACCATTGCCATCACCAGAGGCAATATTCAACCCCTGGATATCTTGGGAGTCCAACAAAGCGAAGGCGAAAGCGATCGCTTTTATTATAGCATTCTCTCCATAGCCTGGGGATTAATTGCTGCCGTCGATATCAAATCGGATAATCTGCGGTTTTTGGGTTCTTTAAAAACCGACATTTATGCACTATGGGAAATCTGGAAACTGCGTCATTATCGAGGCAAATTATCGCTAATTACTGCCGACTGTGAATCTCCCCTTATAATTGAGGATGATTATATACTGTTATGGGCGATGAATGTTCCCTGGGCGGCTTATAATCTTAATCCCGCACCTCACTCTCACCCCACAGATGGAAATATAGATGTTTTATTAGTGCGGCGTGGTATCTCTAAATTCAACTTAATTAAGGCTTTTTTATTGTGCAATAAAGGACAGCATCTAGCCATCCCAGGAATCGAATATTATAAGCTGCGAGGTTTTCACCTAGACCCCCAAGATGGAGAATTTTTAGCCATAGACGGGGAACCTATTTCCTCAGCCCCCATTAAAGTTGAAGTCCTACCCAATTTGGCGCGTGTCTTTCATCCTTAA
- a CDS encoding AAA family ATPase, whose amino-acid sequence MSTIPKIEYLKVINYRALQNLELKRITPLTVFLGPNGSGKSTIFDVFAFLSECFTESLSKAWDRRGRFRELRTRDSQGCIVIELKYRETSDSPLITYHLAINEENNRPFIAEEWLHWRRGGQGKPFRFLDFKNGEGQVISGEMPDPQDERITEQLDSPELLAVNTLGQFAKHPRVSALRRFITGWYLSYLTADNTRSIPEAGTQERLSTTGNNLPNVIQYLKEQHPQRLEEILKTLSSRIPRLEKVEASIMPDGRLLLQIKDAPFSHPILAKFASDGTLKLLAYLTVLYDPKPPQLVGIEEPENHLHPVLLPQLAEECRTASANTQLMVTTHSPFFVNSLKPEELWVLYRDSQGFTQAKKTADMQGVKEFINQGALLGSLWMEDFFDVGNPLINL is encoded by the coding sequence ATGAGTACAATTCCCAAAATCGAATATCTCAAAGTTATAAATTACCGCGCCTTACAAAATCTCGAATTAAAAAGAATTACTCCCCTCACCGTATTTTTAGGTCCCAATGGCAGTGGCAAATCCACAATTTTTGATGTGTTTGCCTTTCTATCTGAATGCTTTACCGAAAGCCTCAGCAAAGCCTGGGATAGACGGGGGAGATTTCGAGAACTCCGCACCCGAGATAGTCAAGGCTGCATTGTGATTGAATTAAAATACCGAGAAACCTCCGACTCACCTTTAATTACCTATCATCTCGCCATCAATGAAGAAAATAATCGCCCTTTTATCGCCGAAGAATGGCTGCATTGGCGACGAGGAGGACAAGGTAAACCCTTCCGTTTTTTGGACTTTAAAAATGGGGAAGGACAAGTCATCAGTGGGGAAATGCCAGACCCACAAGACGAAAGAATCACGGAACAACTTGACTCCCCGGAATTATTAGCGGTTAATACTTTGGGGCAATTTGCCAAACATCCCCGGGTTAGTGCTTTAAGGCGGTTCATCACCGGATGGTATTTATCCTATTTAACCGCCGACAATACCCGCAGCATTCCCGAAGCAGGAACCCAAGAAAGATTATCCACAACGGGGAATAATTTACCCAATGTTATCCAATATTTAAAAGAACAACATCCCCAGCGTTTAGAGGAAATCTTAAAAACTTTATCTTCCCGAATTCCTCGCTTAGAAAAAGTAGAAGCATCAATTATGCCAGATGGTCGTCTGTTATTACAAATAAAAGACGCACCTTTTTCTCATCCAATTCTCGCCAAATTTGCCTCAGACGGAACTTTAAAACTATTGGCATATTTAACTGTATTATATGACCCAAAACCTCCTCAATTAGTCGGCATTGAAGAACCCGAAAATCACTTACACCCGGTTTTATTGCCACAACTGGCTGAAGAATGCCGGACAGCTTCTGCTAATACTCAATTAATGGTAACTACCCATTCTCCATTTTTTGTAAATAGTCTAAAGCCAGAAGAGTTATGGGTACTTTATCGAGATAGCCAGGGTTTTACTCAAGCTAAAAAAACCGCAGATATGCAGGGAGTCAAAGAGTTTATAAATCAAGGTGCCTTGCTTGGTTCTCTCTGGATGGAAGATTTTTTTGACGTGGGAAATCCTCTCATAAATTTGTGA